The genomic region taatattaatgaaaacaaaggtaaaaataaagttagtataaaactattttagataattctataatttcacaaatattaataggattaaagttttaaaaagtaaCACAATATCCAAatttatgatataaataagGACGATAGAAAAACATTTTCGAATATGAATGATTTGTTAATTATTccatagaaaaattaagaaagaaaacatatatattattttatattaatacataatataaaagacatttttaagaaaaaatataaaaatataataactttatataatattaaaatttcttactcatagaaaattattttatattatactgtATATACGCGTCTTTGATAATTATACAGCggttaataattaaaaattaattttactaatatatatattactacaAGTagtaagaaaagaaaaatatatctcAATAGAATTatccacatatatatattattttcctaaaagaatataatttaacaaaatataacaatgtttaatattataaaaaaagtaaatatatactatttattAGGTTACTAATTAAAAACGTTTGCATTATCCCCATAgagttttatatatgtatacttttcTTATTTCCCCTAGGTCCTATGTATTCTTTCacaaggaaaaatatatgcttgtattttttcatttacacCACATTAACTTTTAAAGTGTTTGTATGATAgctaaaacatatattaattttatattatcatttccctttaaatataaaagaatgaCATTTCGTAATTGATATttaatcataatatatattaccaaAGCAGTTACttgcaaaataatatacattaagCTTATTTAATTGAAGCTTACAAGGAAAAATAGAataacttttaaaatatatctagtaaaaaataaattaaccaaaaaaaacattctgtatttattaattatatatataaaaataatagcttttcttttcattttattttattataaaattaagcgTTACAAATATAAACTAATTAGTAATTATCCATAAAAACTATGTATATTTTCacacatatttaaaatgatataagtctttaataattataattatatatatatgtataataagtatatataaaaaaatatgcacatatttatatgagtttagaaaatttatatttatttccattAATTCCAATAATTACTTAGCTTTTTACagatatatttacatatataaaatattactactataagaaaaacaaaattatatatattaatatattattatattactgtATTTAATTCAACAAATTAATATtctaattatgtaaaattaaaacaaatatgtagtttaattatatataaaaatagaatataatatttatttaattcatttttgtaaaattgtATTAATTTGCAATTTTGTATATCAAGTTAAATGAgctcatatattttattataaaaatctaCGTAAAAacctatatacatataattttctcaTATATAACCCTTTTATTGAGAATAATTAGCTGtatgtaattaatattacaatgaaacaaaaaatatatatatataagtataacatatgagaataataaattaccTCATAAGAGTAcactatattattaaaataattatagaaCTATACAAACAGAAATAAATATCTAATACatacttttttacttttgagtgttaatatatatgtttatattatccgtgaattataataaaatttatattcatgCAAAAAGTAACTTTTTTGATAACATTAAATCATTAAACAAAAAGTAGAAATCTATCagttatatgaaaaatttgtCTTCTTTAACAGATATGATCCTTACATCTATactttatattcatttccTCGAATATAAACTacatatttgaatatttacaCTAGGATATAAATAAACGTAAAGATACTTATAATAGGCTACTATAATTCAACTGTGACTTCATTATTACAAAcgaataacaataatatatcttcAAAAACAAGCATAAGATTGTTATaggattaaataatatttccaatttaatttaataacgtaaataatagaaatgatattaaaaaaagttttacagCTAAACCAAATATCAAAGCTTTACTAATAGTAATTAACACTTTAAGCCTTTTTTCTCCATAGAGTTCGTATATCtcctttatttatatatatgaataaataaccaacataatatttttcaaagaaATTATCTATCCCTACAAATGGTTTGCATATAATTcatgtaaatttataaactAAAAATTTGGAACCAActgttgtattatttttactcatAGATTCTAATTTTCTAACAAATtctaatacatttatatctttCTCATTTCTGAATCATAATGCCATTTACAAATAACGTAACTTTTAATACTACATTTTTTGTCTACTTCTCACCCTCTGAAAACAAAATATccttttatgaaaataatgttCTACTGGAAAGTGTCACATTATCTAAAGATTTATCAAAGCCCATTACAATCAAAATTAAGTATAACAATCATTCACGAAATTATATACTTACTCATTAaggtattattaataataacataatatgAAGTAGCAAATAATATTAAGCAAATTTTCTAGGATGATATTATTACActcattatattaattagaacgttacaaattatatagaagAAATATAGGAGTTTtcactaaaataaaaaatttcactTTCCTATTCACATAAAAATCATTCGTTCTTATAATATCCTTGAGCGTGTAAAcaatttaacatattttaacaagttactaataaaatgatattgTCATTtgatttatgaatattttttttttgtttttaaaaagacattaaaaataagtaaaatacaaatataaagcttaaaaaagaaaatatagtattaaaaattttctaatgAATATTTGCaataatgttatttattattaaagtaACACTTTTTACAGTGAATGTTTGAAcagtaaatattataaaaaaatgtttgaaatatatatatatatttccccATAgaactattaaaaaattttgttatttataacatttagaaatataataaaattgatCTTTTAAAGTTTAatgatttaattttgtatttaatataaaaaatatatatatacattgaaTACACATAttgacatatatattacaaatataactattaatttttttctcattaacctaaaaaaaaaaatagctctGTACACTTACTATAATTGttaaacattatttattaattaaaaaagttaaacttatatgaaatttaatACTAATTATAGAATgtgaaacaaaaataaaaataagttaaaatttttctttgtttcaAAAAATACAAGCTACacgttaaatatatttcgaaTATTTAGAACATTTATGCaatgttatattaaattttgcaTTCTTTGAGTGAAAACACctataaaatttgtatattttaaaaagggaAATCCAAATGTGCggttacataattttatatctaaTAAAAGTATTCGTTGaagtttaaattaattattcatattcatCCAAATAAagtatcatatataaataatttccaTTGATTCTCGTAATATTTAACTTGTTtctaagtaaatatatatatcataaataattagtattattaaatgcatatatatattatataaaaacagacacattaaaaaaacattatataataaatattggAAGAAATATAtcctaattttattaaaatttaagaattatattaattttcatatttcatatcaaaatatttaagtatatattagtgatttcatatatattacatatgtcaataatattattccaGTACGTAGTATCATTAAGaatacaataaatttttttaaactctGAAATAAATAGTCTTTTgcagaaaataattatgctCAATAATGGTACTAACTATTCTTTTTGatgataaattatattttagagTATCTAGAAATGTTAGGTTAATATTACATTACATATACTAGCAAAAGCTAAAACGTTATACAGTAATTTTTTGAAACAGAGATTTAAGACAAATAATTTCAAAAGTGAGTCGacaagtaatatatttaaattacgtaaatgtattttattacaaatattttaattaagttTCTATCTTTTCTATATCCATCTGTATAGCACACTATATACAATAgtcatttttcaaaatatatattctgtaTTCTTTGATAGATTTTGACGTAGGACTTATATTTTtggtaataattttattctcatttatatctattaatctatgttttaattattattatattgtttggagttatttcttatattttttaatttaattagtCTTGATATTTTGTggaaatttgtattttctcTAATATATTCTAAGTGAcgtttatacttttttttctttcctttttattatctcCTTATTAATCATTTGATGacgtcttttttttcaaaattatatttgtttcttaaaaatttattatgtattgtactaataatataatatatttgtaatgcAAACaagtatctttttttttcctgtgatttatagttttattaaatagGAACTAAAAATAAGGcttaataacatattttactattttgaaAAGAGATTTACCACTTAAGAAGAAAATTGTgtttacaaaaatgaaataaaagacaacaaaaaatattaaaaaaaaataattttattaaaattaaaaatatatatatttgaaatttcttcttttcgatactttttattttttttcttgaagCAAACAATGATTTATAGAAATACAAGAATATCACTGTATTTATTGCTACtttatataactattatATAACGCTATGATTCTACTGTAGATAAAATAACTAATgtatcaaaataatataacaaatcaaaattttttgcttatttctaatttaaaatttacataggttgctcaaatttttatatagaatatataaattataaattaaatttaattttttaagagacatatgttttttttattttatacattttaaatatcatATGACCAGAATTActgttttcattttaaacGCTGACTTTTGaaatagataatatattaaaccaATTtgatatttacttttttattttattttattatgcttTTTGTactaatgaataaaaattacatatatgttcataaaaatctgtaattctaattttttaatacagaatttattattatataattaacaaGTCTATACAACttataaaatgaagtaaaatacaaatagaataattaataGATTTAACCTAAAccttattatctttttttccttttatttagttctatttttttataagtatttactttataaattttttctttaaaaataaataaacgtttatttgttattaataataacaaatatttggTTTTTATTCactttattgttttatacgtaagtgtatataaaattatgtacataaaataaaaggggaaaatcccttttttttttttttttttttttcatttacatgTTTGCAgcatcataataaaaataacgaaTAACACGCaatcaattttttcattcctttttatatttaactcTTTTAGTCTCTATGTTTGTAAAAAtggttttataaaaataaaacttgtgtaaattatgaatataattttttattatctgtaataaacataaatgtacatagaaaaaaaaaattaataatatataaataaataaaatatttcatataaattcatGGTAGAATTTCGTTATTctaaatatcttttttttttatttttctaatttttatcttataaaataaaatatcattcTTTGAAATCTTCGTtgaaacatatttaaaatatatttcatttttataaattttgttttctaGTGAcataaaaattgataaaataaacataaaatttttaataaataacaataatcttattaaatgaaaaaaaaaaaaaaaaaaaaagagaaataatttattattcgtTTCTagacatttttaaataaatgttataGCATGTTACAACATAtgatatatgataaataaaagtaaaatagcagcacatatacaaaaatgaaaaatattacgaTATTACTTTtcacaattattttattataaatgaatagTAAAGAGCTTATTGTGAATAgattttctaataaaatatatgatacacaaattataataataaattttatttgatatatgaatctatattattatcattctGCAGATACAAAATgatttcattaataaattttattaaaccctttagaaaattattaaatatttttttcttttatcgtTAACTTATGATAATAATCAATTTATAGTATGATAATATctgtttttttgtatatatttatatatacaatacaaaattatatattatatatagtgaaatgtaaaatgaacttaaaatgttaataattatatgtaatggAAAGAGAGAATTAAGGGattattttatagttatgcaatataatttattcagagaacattaaatttataattaaaactaattttttaaaaagttatatttttaatttaacaaaaaaatacttgttctcaaatataatatttacattttagtTAAATTCCTCCTTCATTTACTAATATTCtaatttcattaataattatgatgTTTTGTTTCTTAacgaacatatatattattataaaatacagtaaaaattaattcaaataatttgaatGGTGTTATTTTAAccttaaaaacataaaataattaataagagCGAAAAAACTAAACTTTCAAAAGAAATagtatctatatatttataatatattaaaaaatcaaagtTGATATCTAAATAGATATTCCTATATAATgtacaatttatataaatatgtattaaaattaacttaattttctgcaaaatatacatatacaactACATAATCccaatatgaataataaataattgcaaaaatatttttctgtataaattttttttaattacaataaagtaatatatttttccaaattattatattaataattaaagacttttattttatattatacagaATGTActttattcttataatattaagtaaaaattaattaagttatttttctaaggaatttctttttaaattttatgcatgacaaaaggaatatactatatataaatgtactatggagcatttcttttatttgtatatgtattaacaTGATATcgatataatttattttatttaattcatatattcttttatacaATGTCATCTGGAGTTACAgtagaaaaagtaaaagttatatttatattatattaattatatataatgttgtATTCAAGATCTCTTTGTTATagaaatagataaatatatatttcatctAAGTGgtattttgcttatttaaatgttattattaatttattttatttctaggATAATTGCGTGGAATTATTTCTTAGATACAAAAATGATTTTGATAAAACTATTCAAGATTTTAATGATAATCCTTCTAAACTAAATCCTGGAAGAAAATGTGCTACAGTGTTTAAGAATGTTCCTAACTTTACAACCGCTTGTCAAGAAATTGGCGtgtatttaatgaaaatacagaagaataatttttctgaAAGGATAAGACGTTGTAAATACTTGAATTACTGgataaatatagaagaaaaatataataagttCTCTAGTTGGTttgatgaatataataaattttcttccGAACTTGATCATATATGTGAgcaaaaattcaaaaaaattagacctgatattttaaataatcttAAAAAACTATATAGTTATTATGATGCTTTTGACAAATATGATGGCACAAATGGCATATCTAATGGCGGTTACTGTAATCAAATTCAACACTGTTACAACTTTTATATTGAACATTATGACAAAtgtcaaaaaaataaggaagaTGCCTTTTGTGAGGAGTTATCCTATTTTAAGAAAgcatatgataataaaatgcGCAAGGTAGCACCTTGTTCTGGTTTACCACATATTTTACCACCTACACAAGtagattatatatttgttgcTAGTTTAACAACATCTGTAGCATTACTAACATTATTcactttactttttttatataaggttAATAAAAACTATACGTAATAGTAAGGATATAATACTTAGatgattatatttattttcaaaaattactagaataaaataattatatttttaagtatacgtatttatttttttcatatagttTACTCCACTGAAATCTTGGTTACATAGTcgtttaaaaagaaaaacaataaatGAACTTGAAGAAGAAACAACAAATTTCTTACAAAACATACAAGAAGAAGTTAATAGAATTCATGGAGAaagttttcataatataagtTATCAGCCTAAAGgagatatataatacaaaaattgcagtttatattaattacattaaaaaatctAATACACAGCGATATGAATTTTGAATACAtgtgaaaatttattaataaataaaattaattaaaatataaagaaataaataaaagttcataaaaattacaataatattaatataaaagtttTTCAAAGAAAAGATTAACAAATAATCAGAACAAATTTAAGAAATAGTAGCgctaaaatacatttatacgtaAGTTTTTATCCAGTatacaaaacaaataattttaaaaattaaatatatcacaAAAGATTATTCAATAAGTATTAAATTTCTTATACAGTAAtactaaataatatttattatgtaaatattgaaaaagaataataaaggaaaacaaaaagaacCATTAAAAACTATACCAATACTATTACTATACAagttaaaaaacaaaaaaaaaaatttgaaataaaaggattacccaaaaaataaaaaatttatacattttctttataagaatttgcatataatattttttcaattattttttcttttaaaattatgtagaATTGAAAATTAAACCTAATACAGAGCATTTCATCATTGTTCCTGCATGTTGCAGCTATTATATGtggaattttaaaaaggatataCATGCATGATgataagagaaaaatataatattgttgatgtattttaaatataaatatttttatttattagttaataattcatatatataccttttttaagcacaatacttaattttttgttttgttatttaatacccttttatatgtataatatttaagaGGGGTAAACAAATGGACATAGGATAAAtaaagaacatatatataattacattataattataatttttttattaaaatgaattatagtaaaaataaatagcgtttttttgtttatattttatttctatttattttatactaaaGCAAATATTCTATAAATATTCCCATAAAGGATgtagtaatataataacacaTATAGAatcagaaaaattaaaagataattaTCCTTTTCTTGAGTATTCAAAGATAATTCCACTTATATAGCCTTCTCGAaactaattatatatataactgtacATTTGATCTGTTAGTTATGGAAGCTCCCATTTttaatcatataaaaattttaagtgccgctttattttgttaattagaAATTTCAgaatattgatatatttaattattgcatataaatatatgagtCCTTagattttactatatatacacattttagACATTAATTTAGATATAACTTTTTTCGGATTTACTTAATATGACAttcaaaatagtaaaataaaagaatacataatactgaaaaattacaacataaaaaaaacattgaattcttcatataaaaataacaaatccAAAAGTTTTTATGATAAGGAATCgtttagtattatttttaattaagatTTCATTATAGTTATCATACGTTTATTACATACAGAAGTGCTCAGTATATAGTTCACCAACTATTAAATATAAGGACACAATTtcgttatattttaataatttttttttattttactttaattaattattatactatatatatatatatatatatgtgtgtgcacAGAGAACTTAATAATAaggtatataataaaaataaaatataaaaataaagaggtATCACTTCCCTGCTAATTTTCTTATGTCATACcgaattaaaacatttttaactaaattaatatataaaaattatttaattagttCCCTTATAAATTCAgcaaattttaataatttattttatataataagaaaaaaaactttatatacaaaaaatttgcattcatttatatgtaaaaatagacgaatcaaaaaaaatttgtttaccagcttaaaaaaatatttttaaaattcattttttatttatttttactttttcttatttatatataataataatataaatcttTACATTTCTAAAATCgctaaattatatatttttctttttataatatgttaattatgtacttaataatatatataagcttgaaaaataaactaaaataGTAATAGGGATAATATTAAAGCATTATCCATACTCCATAAACGTAAaatcttatttaaaaaagttattaatttattatacattataatttcctatgtatataatgaaaaaaaaaaaagatttcttaaaaagtattacataataaatatagttcataatatatttcttataaaaattattttatataatgaaaattatatttatttcctttagtaaaatatatgtaatataatatatttactttgcttgattaaattcaaaaaatgatatttttatttttaaaaaaaagctaaGCATATACTTTTCTAATTACATATACAAGTAGTCATTTTAGAATtgaataagataaaaaaaacaacacaagtattttcatttaaaatgtgAATTCTAAATAGTaccaataaatatatgttagttttaatattatatattaattttgatttaatatatacatatttaatgacaatatattttaacacatcaaaaaataaataaagcaataatatataaatataatacaaccataatttataatacaaaatgaaaatcattaaaacattcaaatatacaagaaagcaaaaaacttaatttattaatgttcctataaaaataaaatcttataatcatgtatatatacaaaattaaatcaaTAATAGGTATGACTATAATGTTTATAACAATaaacatattacatataataattattattaatcattaaattatatgaaaatacaaataccTTATTGTTCATGTTACTCTCTCATCAACTTAATTTTCttgtatttttcattatatctTAAGATCTTAGGAAGAgctattataattatgacagataatataaagataattAGTGAGAACATTATTagataagaatatttttctgGACAAAGAGTGTCTACAATAGATTTCACAGTATCAAGCAATTCTTGTGAACTAAaaggaatatttatttttccttccATATACCCTAATCCACGTAATATTGGCAATCCTATTCCGATCaacataaaaagaaaaaatataaaagctGCCAATCCGTAACTcctgaattttattttttttaataatatatcacaAATTCTCCTCTTCTTATCAAGAAAATcatcataattttcttttttaatccattttttttcaaaatggaagtgttttccatcaaaaattccattattataatctattATTTCTGTATAGTACTGcgatttatttaataaacttttttttgattgtttattttttcttttcgttACTTTTTCATCATGAGATAAGTCTTTATGTTTGTCAATTTCAATATTTGGGAATCTTtcttttaaaagtatattatttgaatctttgttatgtttatatttttctaataatatataacgttttatatctatttttcTATCATACTTACAGTTTCCGTCCAAAGATTTGCCAGATATACACTAAAAATTCaaagtaaataattatatttattaagaataaataaaataatggtaaaatattgtaatgattaatataaaacaaaaaaattataaataataaatattatacttatatgaTATTGTTTTACCACATAATTACTAAAATTGCTTATCCATGCTAGAATGATAAACTCagcaattttaataaatattattatattaattttgtgtcccattatatatatctttaatactatattatattaaggaaaatattaacaaaaatataatgtactTCCAATAACAAACAGttctatatttatgaaaatttttttttttataattctctcataaaaacataataaaatctatataattataattaattatactaCATATAAATAGTAACATAactttagaaatatattgtataactaataatgttatattaaaatacaaataagctccataaaaataaattaactaGAATTTGTtcgtatataattaaatatatatttaatttaatgtaATGTATTAATTGGGTAAtgcttttattaattattttcgtaataaaataagaaataagtaaatgtttttatattaaatgtaaatattgaGTTTATCTACTACATAGAATGTggagtacatatataatatatcctCAATATATTAAcgtaataattaataattttaaggttgttatcataataataattcgaaatttgtaaatattgtATTTAGGAAAATctagatatattttatagaacATTAATTGTTATAAcactataaaaataataatgacaaaataaaaataaaactttgtgtattattacaattataataGGGGCATTAGTTTCTCCTTAATgacaatattttattgtgtataattcttttaaaatgatGAATTTAATCTATTCTACCTAATCTATAAAGATGTATGCACTATAAAGCAAATAAGAATTCATTCTTTATATTTGagctataatttttaaaaattacaatttttaattttgttttattccaTCATTTCTCAACGAAAAATCCTTATATTCTagtacattatattttaattttttctttagatatatatatttagaagaaaTACTAATATGGTAGAAAAACGATCAAGAAGAAATGTTAGagataaaatgtttatagAAATATTGCATGCAATTGCATTAATTAAAGAATATTCTAAACGAAATGAATTTACAATTAAGTATAACATGTATGGTGCATTATATGAGCACAAAAAATAAGGTAAgacaaaataatttactaaaatgtatgttttatcaatttttctattaatgtTAGaaggtatatattatttttaaaatattcctttaaaaatatgttatgtCAGGAGCAAATATTAAGGATGtactaaaataaataaacataaacatgAAAACAAGtaatcatttattaaaaaaattataaacaaaaaatatattatacccAAATATTTGCGTCCTATATGTGTAACCCAAACAGCGATAACTATTATAAAGTTATACgcacaaaatattattgtaataatcTGAAATATATCGTCGTATTGTAGTTAtgcttaaaataaattatttatacaaggtaataataaacaacattagaaaatgttaaaatattacaaaaattaatatcataatatttttatacttttacattatttatatttttacctcAACATATATTCAAACTCATCTACCTTTTTATGTTACAATGATTTGAGTATTTAACGTTTTATATCACATAAAATATTgccatataaaatataagccATTCCGTTTTTAAAGtgtttaaaaacaaatatatatgtattatgagattatttatgaaaaataaattctctATCTTACATATTCCTCttaaacatttaaatataaatacaagttttttgttttttatatatttatgatttctaaacaatattttagtattttcttttaaaaataaatcatattttttttaattatttatgattTTACTCAATTAAGCagtaatatacaaatatattaagttccttataaaaaaagtatttttgtccttaatatatatttacacaataaatgaattatgcTACTTTATATATGCAGTAGTATAAATATCTTATTATATCATCATTCACCTCTAGAtccaata from Plasmodium malariae genome assembly, chromosome: 11 harbors:
- the PmUG01_11010200 gene encoding PIR protein — encoded protein: MSSGVTVEKDNCVELFLRYKNDFDKTIQDFNDNPSKLNPGRKCATVFKNVPNFTTACQEIGVYLMKIQKNNFSERIRRCKYLNYWINIEEKYNKFSSWFDEYNKFSSELDHICEQKFKKIRPDILNNLKKLYSYYDAFDKYDGTNGISNGGYCNQIQHCYNFYIEHYDKCQKNKEDAFCEELSYFKKAYDNKMRKVAPCSGLPHILPPTQVDYIFVASLTTSVALLTLFTLLFLYKFTPLKSWLHSRLKRKTINELEEETTNFLQNIQEEVNRIHGESFHNISYQPKGDI
- the PmUG01_11010300 gene encoding fam-m protein; the encoded protein is MGHKINIIIFIKIAEFIILAWISNFSNYVCISGKSLDGNCKYDRKIDIKRYILLEKYKHNKDSNNILLKERFPNIEIDKHKDLSHDEKVTKRKNKQSKKSLLNKSQYYTEIIDYNNGIFDGKHFHFEKKWIKKENYDDFLDKKRRICDILLKKIKFRSYGLAAFIFFLFMLIGIGLPILRGLGYMEGKINIPFSSQELLDTVKSIVDTLCPEKYSYLIMFSLIIFILSVIIIIALPKILRYNEKYKKIKLMRE